Part of the Desulfobacterales bacterium genome is shown below.
CTTTTTTCCTGGTCACATTTCTCAGCGACAAATCAAAAGTCCGTCATGCGGGCTGGGTATATCTGGTGGCAACACATCTGGGCGCGGTTTTTCTGCTGGTGTTTTTTCTGCTGATGGGCATGGATTCCGGAAGTATGGATTTTGACCATTTCAACCCGGCCGGATACGCTCACCCGAGCCTGCTGTTTTTGCTGGCCGTTGTCGGATTCGGCTCCAAAGCAGGATTCATACCCTTTCATGTCTGGCTGCCCGAAGCCCATCCGGCCGCGCCGAGCCATGTATCGGCACTCATGTCCGGGGTGATGATTAAAATGGGGATTTACGGCCTGTTCAGGACGCTGATTCTGCTGAAGACATTGCCGGCCTGGTGGGGATATAGCTTTATCGGCATCGGCCTGGTCTCTGGAATTGTCGGGGTAATGTTCGCCCTGGCTCAGCATGACTTAAAACGGCTGCTGGCGTATCACAGTGTTGAAAATATCGGGATCATCGCCCTTGGAATGGGAGTCGGGATGCTGGGACTGACCTGGGATATTCCCGTACTGGTTGTTCTGGGAGGAGGCGGGGCCCTGTTTCATGTCCTGAACCACTCGCTTTTTAAGAGCCTGCTTTTTCTTGGCGCCGGATCTGTTCAACACGCCGTGGGAACGCTGGAGATTGAACACATGGGCGGCCTTCTCAAGCGGATGCCGGTGACCGGACTGACATTTCTGGTCGGTGCGGTAGCCATATGCGCATTACCGCCTCTGAACGGGTTTGTCAGTGAATTTCTTATTTACCGGGGATCGATTTACGGCAGTCTGTTGCTGGACGGCTCACGGGTGGGGTGTATGCCGCTGGTGGTTGCCGGTCTTGCGCTGATCGGCGGACTTGCCGCAATATGTTTTACCAAGGCATTCAGTATTGTTTTTCTGGGGTCAGAACGCAGCGGGCAGGCCACGTCCGCCCGTGAAGCCCCGCTGACCATGAGGGTGCCCATGTTGATCTTGTCCGGGTTGTGTCTGCTTTGCGGGCTTTTCGGTGCCTGGATTTTAAAAGCGATGGCGCCGGTTCTGAATATTCTCATGCACCGGCCAGCGGATACAATACCGGCCGGACTTATCGAAGCAGCAGATTCTCTGGGAACGGTAACATGGGCCTTTGCCGGTTTGATTTTTGCTTTGCTTTGCCTGATATGCCTTCGCAAGAGACTGATGTCAAAACACCCTGTGCGCGAAGGGGTGACCTGGGACTGCGGATATATCCGCCCCACGCCGCGGATGCAGTATACGGCTTCGTCTTTTGTTCAACCGGTGACAGTTTTTTTCCGTGGGGTGTTACAGACCCGGAATGCAGTGTCCCCGCCGGAGGGACTGTTTCCGCAGAATGTTTCTCTGGCGACCGAGACCCCGGATGTGTTTGAAACGAAATTCTACGCCCCGCTGTTTAACGGGACCGAACGGTTATTGTCCGGATTGCGGTGGATTCAGCAGGGACGGGTCCAGCTGTATATCGCTTATATTGTAATCACTTTGATTGTTCTTCTGATATGGAAAGTGAGATGATGATTATGTCTCATTCAGCCGTTTGGCCGGTGATTCCGGCGATAATTCTGGCGCCGCTTCTTCCGGGCGTTATCAACCGTATCAAGGCATTTTTGTCCGGCCGCCGGGGGGCGCCCTGGCTCCAGCCCTATTTTGACCTCTGGAAGCTGATGCATAAAGGTGCGGTATACAGCCGTACGACGACCTGGGTATTTCGGGCCGGTCCGCTGGTCAGTCTGGGAGCGGTTGTTATGGCGGCCATGATAACGCCGATGGGCAATGCGCCTTCGGTGGTCTCCTTTCCCTGTGATTTTATTCTGCTGGCGTATCTGCTGGGACTCGGCCGCTTTTTCACCATCATTGCCGCTCTGGATACGGGATCGAGTTTCGAGGGCATGGGATCCAGCCGGGAGGCCTACTTCTCTGCGCTGGCTGAACCGGCGTTGCTGCTGGCGCTGACCGCTGTTGCCCGGCAGACGGGAAGCAATTCCCTGTCCGGAATGTATCAGGTGCTGTCCACCAGTACCTGGGCGCTGACATCGCCGGGAATCCTGCTGGTGTTTATCGCGATGTTTATCGTATTTCTGGCTGAAAATGCGCGTATTCCGGTCGATGACCCCACCACTCATCTGGAATTGACCATGATCCATGAGGTCATGGTTCTGGATCACGGGGGATTTGATTTTGCCTGTATTACTTATGGCGCCGTCCTGAAGATGTGGATTCTCGGTCAGTTGCTGATTGGCATCATCGTGCCGGTGAATGTCGGCAGCGTGTGGGTGAATCAGATAATATTCACAGCCGTTTTGCTGGCCGGACTGGGCATTTCAGTGGCGCTGATCGAGTTTTCCATGGCACGGCTCAGACTGCTTCGGGTGCCCCAACTGCTGGTGGCGGCCGGGATTTTCTCCGTGCTGGCTTTTATTCTGGAATTGAGGTGAACCATGAACAACTGGATTGAGTTGCTGATTTTGCTGCTGATCCTGACCAACTTCGTAATGCTGGGCTCAAGCCGTCTGGCCGTCTGTATCCGGACGGTTGCCATACAGGGAATCCTGCTGGGTATATTGCCACTGATGATCGACTGGCCGGAGCTTGCCCTTCGAACGACGGTGGTATCGGCCGGTGCCCTGATACTCAAAGGGATGATATTTCCCTGGCTGTTGTTCCGGGCCCTGCGTCAGGCCGGTATCCGTCGGGAGGTTGAACCGTTTGTCGGCTATGTTCCTTCTCTGTTCATCGGCTTGCTGGGGCTGGTGGCTTCCCTGTATATCGGCACCAACCTTCATTTTCCGGTTCAGGGTGCAGTTGCCGATGTCATCCCGTTGTCGTTGTTTTTCATTCTGGCCGGCCTGTTTCTGCTGACCACGCGGAAAAAGGCCCTGAGCATGGTCATGGGATATCTGGTTCTGGAAAACGGGATTTACGCGTTCGGCTCCGTCGTGTTGAATAAAGTTCCGGCCATCGTGGAGATGGGCGTCCTGCTCGATGCCCTGGTAGCCGTCTTTATCATGGGCATCGCCACCTACCACATCAACCGTGAGTTTGATCACATCGATGTGAATAAGCTGGACAATTTGAAGGGGTAAAAAAGGACTGAGGAATGAGTGCTGAGGACTGAGTTAAAAAAAAGCGCCGAATTTTCCTCTTTTCTCTTAACAGATAACTATTAACATAACAGATAACTGGTAACTAAATATGGATAATACCGGGCATTTACTCTGGATCATCCTGGCTGTTCCGGTGGCGTTTGCCGGGATTTGCCGGATCTTCCGATCGCCACGAAGCATATTATCGTTCATGTGTGCGGGTGTTTTTGCGGAGACGGCTCTGGTTCTGGCAGCGGCCGGGTATACGTTTTATAACGGAACCCTGTCTTCGATCGGGCAATGGTTTTATATTGATTCGCTGTCTGCGTTTCACCTTCTGGTCATGATGCTGGTATTCTGCATGAGTACCGTTTACGGGTGTCATTATTTTGATGAAAAAATAGACGAGGGCGTGTTTACGACCCGTCTGGCCAGGCGATACGCAAGCCTGTGGTTTGCGTCTCTGGCAGCCATGAGCCTGGTGCTGGTTTCCAACAATCTGGGACTGATGTGGGTCGGAATGGAGACGACCACACTGGTGACCGCATTTCTGATTTGCGTATATTCCAATAAAACGGCTGTGGAAGCCATGTGGAAGTACCTGATCATCTGTTCGGTCGGAATCGCTTTTGCGTTCATGGGCACCCTGCTGGTAGCCGCTTCGGCGCATACGCTTGAGATCCAACTGGGGGAGGCCCTGTTGTGGACAAAGCTGGTGACAGTCGCCGGCGGACTGAATCCGGCGCTGGTAAAAGCAGGCTTTGTGTTTATCCTCGTAGGATACGGGACAAAGGCAGGTCTGGCACCCATGCATACATGGCTTCCCGATGCCCACAGTCAGGCCCCGGCTCCGGTATCGGCCATTTTTTCGGGATTTATGCTCAATGCCGCGCTTTACTGTATCATGCGCTATATTCCATTGGTTGATCAGGTTTCAGGTGCATCGAATTTCAGCCGTGAGCTTCTGGTTCTGTTCGGTATCGGCACGATTATTATTTCAGCCGCGTTTATTCTTTCCCAGCATGATTTGAAGCGGCTTCTGGCCTATCACAGCGTGGAGCATCTGGGCATTATCACGCTGGGCCTGGGCCTGGGGCCGGCGGGGATCTTTGCTGCCTTGTTTCATACGCTCAATCATTCGGTGTGCAAATCACTTGGATTTTTCTGCGCGGGCCGGTTAGGCCAGATTTACGGCACATATGACATGAGAGAGATTTCCGGGTCCGTACACCTTGCGCCCTTATGGGGTGGAGGACTTATGGGCAGTCTCATCGCGCTGATCGGTGTTGCACCTTTTGCGCTGTTCATGAGCGAGTTTTTGATTGTCAAAGCCGCTTTGGAGACGAATACGATCTGGGCGATGGTGCTTTTTCTGATCGGCAGCAGTGTGGTATTCATAGGCGCATTGAAGCATGCCATTCCCATTGCCTGGGGCGAATCTCCGGCAGTCCATGCCTCTTCCGGGCAAAGCACTTTTTTCGAGAAGGGACTTGTGACCGGAGCCCTGGCCCTGCTGCTGGTGCTGGGGGTGTGGATGCCGGATATGCTCAGTGAGATGCTGAGTCGGGCGGCCGATATAGT
Proteins encoded:
- a CDS encoding proton-conducting transporter membrane subunit; protein product: MIVLLSGVIIIAAGGLAALVTSRSARLSTALGVGGLCIGSLVGLVPSVTVLLNGSRLSLHLPWHFPGGSFFVEIDPLSAFFLIPVFVVSALTAIYGSGYLQHYRQTHSLGVHWFFFNILAAGMVMVTVARNGLLFLISWEVMSLAPFFLVTFLSDKSKVRHAGWVYLVATHLGAVFLLVFFLLMGMDSGSMDFDHFNPAGYAHPSLLFLLAVVGFGSKAGFIPFHVWLPEAHPAAPSHVSALMSGVMIKMGIYGLFRTLILLKTLPAWWGYSFIGIGLVSGIVGVMFALAQHDLKRLLAYHSVENIGIIALGMGVGMLGLTWDIPVLVVLGGGGALFHVLNHSLFKSLLFLGAGSVQHAVGTLEIEHMGGLLKRMPVTGLTFLVGAVAICALPPLNGFVSEFLIYRGSIYGSLLLDGSRVGCMPLVVAGLALIGGLAAICFTKAFSIVFLGSERSGQATSAREAPLTMRVPMLILSGLCLLCGLFGAWILKAMAPVLNILMHRPADTIPAGLIEAADSLGTVTWAFAGLIFALLCLICLRKRLMSKHPVREGVTWDCGYIRPTPRMQYTASSFVQPVTVFFRGVLQTRNAVSPPEGLFPQNVSLATETPDVFETKFYAPLFNGTERLLSGLRWIQQGRVQLYIAYIVITLIVLLIWKVR
- a CDS encoding NADH-quinone oxidoreductase subunit H, which codes for MMIMSHSAVWPVIPAIILAPLLPGVINRIKAFLSGRRGAPWLQPYFDLWKLMHKGAVYSRTTTWVFRAGPLVSLGAVVMAAMITPMGNAPSVVSFPCDFILLAYLLGLGRFFTIIAALDTGSSFEGMGSSREAYFSALAEPALLLALTAVARQTGSNSLSGMYQVLSTSTWALTSPGILLVFIAMFIVFLAENARIPVDDPTTHLELTMIHEVMVLDHGGFDFACITYGAVLKMWILGQLLIGIIVPVNVGSVWVNQIIFTAVLLAGLGISVALIEFSMARLRLLRVPQLLVAAGIFSVLAFILELR
- a CDS encoding proton-conducting transporter membrane subunit, translated to MDNTGHLLWIILAVPVAFAGICRIFRSPRSILSFMCAGVFAETALVLAAAGYTFYNGTLSSIGQWFYIDSLSAFHLLVMMLVFCMSTVYGCHYFDEKIDEGVFTTRLARRYASLWFASLAAMSLVLVSNNLGLMWVGMETTTLVTAFLICVYSNKTAVEAMWKYLIICSVGIAFAFMGTLLVAASAHTLEIQLGEALLWTKLVTVAGGLNPALVKAGFVFILVGYGTKAGLAPMHTWLPDAHSQAPAPVSAIFSGFMLNAALYCIMRYIPLVDQVSGASNFSRELLVLFGIGTIIISAAFILSQHDLKRLLAYHSVEHLGIITLGLGLGPAGIFAALFHTLNHSVCKSLGFFCAGRLGQIYGTYDMREISGSVHLAPLWGGGLMGSLIALIGVAPFALFMSEFLIVKAALETNTIWAMVLFLIGSSVVFIGALKHAIPIAWGESPAVHASSGQSTFFEKGLVTGALALLLVLGVWMPDMLSEMLSRAADIVGGQN